Proteins found in one Terriglobia bacterium genomic segment:
- a CDS encoding UbiA family prenyltransferase yields the protein MIKFEHTVFALPFAFIGALLARKGLPTLWQTSWILAAMVGARSAAMAFNRIADARFDKLNPRTSGRALPR from the coding sequence ATGATTAAGTTCGAGCACACCGTCTTCGCCCTTCCATTTGCATTTATAGGCGCATTATTGGCGCGAAAGGGTTTACCAACGCTGTGGCAAACCAGCTGGATTCTTGCGGCGATGGTCGGAGCTCGCAGTGCCGCTATGGCTTTCAACAGGATAGCCGACGCTCGGTTCGATAAATTGAATCCGCGGACGAGTGGACGTGCCTTACCACG